Sequence from the Saccharopolyspora pogona genome:
TTCTGGATGAAACCCCGCAACAGCGTTGGCCCGGGCAGGATGGGCGGCCTGTGTTCCATCGGGACGACATGCCGGTGTCCAAGAACCAGCGGATCGCGATACCGCGCCGGAACCGGGTGTATGGCGACGAAAGCGTGATGTGGTCGGGTAGTCGTGGCGGTCGGCTGTTGCCGCGGCATCTGGCGCAGCTGGAAGAGAGCACGCGCGCGTACGGGTTCCGCCCGGGGGCAGCGGATGCGGGTTCGCCGACGCTTGCCGCCATCCGGCCGGAGGATTTCGGGTCGGTGGCGCAGTGGCGGGCTCGAACGTTGGACAAGCTGTTGTCGCAGAAGGACATTGATGTCGACTCGGTAATGGATGCGTTGCGCTCGGTGCGGGGAAAGCGGGTCGCAGTCAAGGGACTGTACCGGGCGTTCCAGGCACATACCGGTCGGGAGCTGGATTCGGCGTTGGCCGATGTCCTCGGCGAGGAGGATGCCGCGTATGCGGCACAGTTGTTGCGAATACAGCCTGATTCCCCTGACACCGGTGACCCCGAGCCGCCGTTTACCTCGGTGCCGCCGGAACTCGGCTACAAGCCGCACCACCGGCGGGATGTGTTCGAATATGCGGCTGCGGTTCGTGGGCACGTGTCCACAGGTTTGGGGACGTCCGATCCTGTAGTGCGGGAGCAGTCTTTCGAGGCCGCGATGCGCCTGATGCGTGTGCTGGACCGTGAGCTACGCAAGATTTGGGCAGTGCAACTGGCTTACACGACCCAGTTCGGCTCGGACTTGCGAACAGACTTGATCCAGCTGCGGAGTGATTATCACGAAGCGATCGGGAACGTCTTGGGTGACGTCATTTCGCGGCCCACTTCGATGGAGCAGATAATCGAGTGGCACCGGAAGCTGAAGAACACCACATTCGAAAACTATTCCCTTGGCAGGACGCCGGTTCGTTATGATCACCCCGAAGACGGCTGCTGGCTCCGAGCGCACGCCTGGGTGATGGACCTGGCGCGAATGGGCGCCTCTCCGATGAAGATCTTCGTTGCCCGCGACAAGCCCAAGCTGAGCTTTTATTCCCCATATGCAGAAGATGCGTTGCCGGGCAAGCCCGCGAAAGTGGAATTTCTATATCACGTCGCGCCGATCGTCGCGGAGCATACCGATTCCGGGCCGAGGTTGTGGGTGCTCGACTGGAGCATCAGTGCCAACAGCGACGATCACGATGCGCGTCCGCTGACGATGGAAGAGTGGCTCGGTCAGATGGGTGTCGACGCCGGTGACAAAGAGTCCGTTACGTTGTATGCCGGTACGGCGGAACAGATACATCAGCAGTACATCGACGACTGCAGAACCAGGCCGTCGGTCAGATATCCCAACGGGAAGGTGTATCCCCGAGGCCGGGCTATCGTCTTGCTCGCGCACCCGCACTCTTTTGCGCTTCCGAATCCAGCGAAACCGAAGGAAATCCCGAGGGATCTTTCTGAAGCCGATACTTGGTTTCGGGATTGGGAAAGCGACCTCATCGAGATGAACCGCACGGCCGAGCGGCGTGCCAGGCAGCGCCTGGAGGAGGCGTCGGGTGTGTCCGCCGCGAATGGTTCTCGTCCCAGGCCGGTGGGCGGGCCCGGTGCTCCGGTTCCGGCCGGTCTGGCGGACTCTTCGGGTGCTGTTCCGGCTTCCGGTCCGCAGGAGGTGGCCCCGGAGGCGACATCGCCGCGGGCGGCCTCGGCGGCCGAGGGCCCGCAGTCTGCAGCCGCTACACGCGATGGCGGGGCGGGCACGCGGGATACCGGTGGGCAGTCGGTGGATGCGGACGCGATCGAACCGGCGCCCCCGCTGCCGGCGTCAGGGCAGCGAGCGGTTCCCGAAGGCGATCTGCCTTCGCCGAAGGCCGGGACGGCCTGACGTCGCCTGCGGGGGTGCTGGTGGCGCGGGGTTGGATGGGTAAGTTGGTGTCGCTGCAGGACATCGTGGAAGCGGCGGACAGCGTTCCGTATCCGGCGGGGATGCCGCCGGAGACCGTGGTGGGAGCGCGGCGTGCGCAGGATCACCTCGCCCGAGTCAACAGGCTTAGCGATGAGGGAGACAAGCGCGATAATCCGGTTTTCGTGGCGTTGAGCCGTTTGGTGACCTATGAAGCGGAATGGATGGAGCAGGCCGGGGCGGCTACGAGGGAGCGCCGTAACTGGGGGCTCGTGGGGTATGCCCGCGATCTGAGTGTCATCACCGGCACTTTGCGGGAGGGATGGAGTATCCGATCCGGGCTTGCCGGCGGGGCGGGACCGGCACAGTTGTCCGATGTGGATTCTCCTGGGGTGCCCTTCGGTGAGCTGATGCCGTTGAGGTCTCCGGTGGATGGGTGGGCGGGGTCTGAGCTGCGTGGCGGGGAGGGGGGCGTTGCCGGATGTGGTGGATGGCCGGAGTGTGGTGCTGGGCGCGGGGGAGTTGGCGGGGGTTTCTGAGGAGGGGCGCGCGGCGCTGGACGCTTTCGTGGCAGCGACGGGAGTGGCTGCGCGGCCGAGGCTGGCCGATGTTGTTGATGGTCACAATGTCGTGGCGTTCCTGCGGATGCTGAACTGGTGGGGTGTTGCGGACCATGCGCTGGTGGTGAAGAAGCGGAAAACGACGTGGAGAACCCGCACGTGGTCGTCGGATCCGGAAGTCCTGTTGGAGGAGGGTACTGACGCCTGGTATGTGATGGGCGAGTACGCGCAAGGGGAGAGTCCGGGTAGCGCCATGCGGCCGGAGGACTTGTGGGACCCGCTGACCCAGGGGCCGCGGCTTCGTAGACGCCGTAGCCGTGGCAGTCGTGGGACATGCGTGCAGCGTGGCCAAACGCGACAGCGGATTCGAGTGAGTCGAAGAAGAACCATCGTCCGAAGCTCACCGCGTAGCCGCGACGGATGATGTGATCTGGATCCCGTAAGCACAATTCGGCAGTTTACGAGCGGGCGTCGCTGTGTTGTCTCGGCTGATGCTTGACACACCGGTCTCAGCTGATGCTTGACGTTGGGCTGATCGGCTTCGCTGATCGCCGTCCTATATGGACTGCGATCGGAGGCCAGATTGGATCTGGTGAATTTGTCTGTTGTCGAGCAGCGATACCGCGCGGTTCTGGCGGTCGAGCGCGATGAACCCAAAAACGTCGTCGCGGCCCAGTTCGGGGTCTCCCGGCAGACACTGCATACGTGGCTGACCCGGTACCGGCAGGACGGCCTGGCTGGGTTGCTGGACCGCTCGCATATTGATCCGGGTGGCAAATGTGTGATGTTAGGCGGCGTAGCGAACTTCGGGTTTGCCGAAGTAGGAGCGAACTCGGTCGGGCAGCTTCTGGAGCCGGTGGAGGAAGGAGCGGACCGCTTGTTTCAACTCGGCGCGGGTTTTGGGGGCTGTGCTGGTGGAAACGGTGCGTTTGAGGTCGGCATTGAGTAGCTCGTCGGGGTTGAGTTCGGGGCTGTATCCCGGCAGGAAGTGCATCGCGATCGCCTCAGCGTGCTTGGTGATCCATTGCTGGATAGTCTTGCGGCGGTGGACGGGGTGTCCGTCAACGATCAGGTGGACCTTGCGGTCCAGATGGCGGGTCAGCCGGTCCAGGAAGGACAGGAACACCTTGCCGTTGAACGAGCCGGTGTAGACGGTGAAGTACAGCTCGCCTTTGTTCCCGATCGCGCACATCGCGTTCACGCTGAATCGTTTGCCCGTTTTGCCCACCGCCGGTGTCTGGCCCGCCGGTGCCCAGGTGCGGGCTACGGTGGCGTCGGAGCGGATCCCGGTCTGGTCCAGCCACAGGATCAGTGCGCCCTCGCGGCGGGCGCGGGCGGCGATGGCCAGGTAGTCCTCCTCCAGCCATCGGCGTACGGACTCGGGGTCCTGTTCGTAGGCCTTGCGGATCGGTTTCTGCGGCGACAATCCCCAGGAACGCAGGTAGTTGCCGACGGTGCGCAGGTTCAACACGATGCCGTGGCGCACCCGGATCAGCTCGGCCACTGTCTTGCGGGTCCACACCAGGCCGGTCAGCCCGAACGTGGCCGGGGTGTGCTCGGCCACCGCATACCGCAGCTTGCGCTGCCGGCGGGCACTCAACGCTTTCTGCTCGCCGGGCTTGCGACCCCGGCGACGCCCGGTGAGACCCTTCGAGCCACGTTTCCGCCACGCCTGCACCCATCTGGACACCGACTGCGGGGCCACCGCGAACACCCGGGCCGCCTCGACCTGACTCATCCCACCATGAACAGCAGCGACCACCCTGCGCCGCAAATCCTCCTGCGCCTCAGGCGACAACCTCCGCGCGTCCCGCACACCAGCGATCATGCCAGAACAACGAAGATCACACCTATAAGTTCCCGATCAATAAGCCGGATTCGTGCCCGCATCAGGCATCACCGCAGGTCGAGGCCGAGGTGTGCGAGATACGGCGGGGACACCCTCGCTGGGGCCCGCGGCGCATTGCTCACGAGCTGGCCCGCGTCACCCCGCAGACACCTTGGTCCCGTCGCGCGCCACGGTCTGGCGCATCCTGCGCCGGCATGGGCTGATCGAGCTAGGCGCGCGGCGACGCACACGGTCTGACCTCCGCAACTTCGTGCGGGTTCCATTCGGTCCCGAACCGACCTCGGTGACCGTCGCGTCCAGTGAAATCCCGCGCGTGCCGTACTCCTCAACCACACAACCAACTTGGCGGGTGAGGTCGTCTTTCTGGTCAGCGCTGGACACCCGGTAGTAAGCCACCGTACGACCATCCCGAATCTTGGGCGGGTCCACGAGGATCGTGCCGGTCGGAAGCTGACGAGCGGGCACGTCTTACCAGAAACGATTCACGGGCTCATTGGTCGGCTCTGGGCCTTGGTGTCGGAGCGAGACCGATGCCCCTTTTCTTCTATCGCCCGGGTTAAAGGGGCACGCTTGCCGGGCTTCCGTAGCGGAATGCCGTGTTGTGCTGGCAGTGTTGTTCTGTTGTCGCGTGTGCGACGCCGAATGCGCGCATGACGAGAAGCGGTGAGGGGTATGCTTGGCCAGGAACGTTGGTTTCTGCTGGCGGCCCCACAGTTGGTTCCTGAGGTCACGGACGAGGTTTCTCGGCTGGATTTGCCACGCTCGCTCACGACGAATCGCCGGGGTGGGGCCGGAGGCCTTTACTTGTGTGACGGCTGGGCGGGGTGTCGGGCTTTCCTGTCAAGCTCAGGAGCGCGGCACGGTTCGATTCGACACCCCACCGCAGGCCTGCCTTGCGGAGGTTCTGGTGTTCTGCAATGAACTCCGCGATCAGCGATGTGGCCGGTCGATCTCGGCCGTGAAGAAAGCCGACGCCGAGTCGAGTATCGCGTTGTCACGCCCTAGTTCCGTGTTCTTCCGGTGTAGCCGTTGCGACTCCGCCGATTCTTCGGAGGTTGGACTCGCACGCGCTCTGGTGTCGATCTCGCTGTGGCGAACCCACCTGCGCACCGTCTCGACTGTCGCTACACCCAGCGGATCGGCCACTGCCTGGATCGCCGGCCATATCGCCGACCATTCCGGGGCATGCTCCTCGCGAGCCTCGGCGAACATCCGTACAGCCTGCTCACGTCACTCCGGCGGGTACTTCGTCGAACGAGACACGACTCCCTCCTTCTCAGCAGATCAAATCTGGCGACACACCGGGGCGGCTCAGGACTTCCTCGTCGCTGGTTTCAGGGTGGGGTGGTGGTGATGTTTTCGTCGATCATGGTGCCGGAGGGGGTGCGGCGGCTTTTTCAGGTGTTGACGGGTGAGGATATGACGGATGCGGATGAGGGTGGGTTGTTCGCGGTGGCGGATGCGTTGGAGTCGGGTGCGGTGGGGGTGGGTGAGGTAGGGGTTTTGTGGCGGAGTTGGTGGGGAAGGTGCGGACGGAGTTTTCGGGGAAGGCGGCGGACCGGTTCGCGGGGGGTTTGGAGGTTTTCGATGGGTTGCTGGCCTCGGGTGAGGGGGCGTTGCGGGAGTTGGCGGTGTTCGTGCGGGATCTGGCGCGGCAGGTGCGGTATTTGAAGTTGGTGACGATTTATGGTTTGGAATTGTTGTTGTTGGAGATGGCGTGGGCGGTGGCGATGGCGGGGGCGACCGGTGGTGCGTCGATGGCGTGGCTGGCGGCGCGGATGGCGGTGATGCGGTTGTTGTTGTCGCGGTGGTGGGGTCAGTTGTTCATGCGGTTGGCGATGGCGGCGGCCGGTGGTGTGGCGTTCAACGTGGTACCGGATCTGCAGGCCCAGTTGCAGATGCTGGGTGAGAAGTCCAGTGAGAAGTGGGACGGGAAGCTCAGCGAGCAGGCGGCGGGAATGGGGGCGTTTTCGGCGTTGGTGTCGCTGCCGTTGTCGGCGCTGGGTGGTCTGGTGAGCAACGCGTTGACGAAGGTGCTGGTGCGGGGGCTGGGCGATGAGGTGGACGCGGCGATTCTGGAGGCGGCGGTGAGGCGGGCGGTGGCCGAGCATGCGGAGTTGTATCCGGTGTCGGCGATGGCGCGCTTCGCGGATGTGGTGGGGGAGCATTTGGATTTTTATGCGGGGATGTCGGTGTGGGGCATGTGGTCGGCGCGGTTCGGCGAGTGGGTCGGGGAGGCGTTGGAGAACGCGTTGTCGGAGTTGTTCGGGGAGGTGGGGTATCTGGCGGCCACGGGCCAGGAGGTGACCTGGAACCCGTTCTCGGTGACGGCGGGCTTCTTCGAGTCGGTGTTCTCCGGCGTGGGCAATCTGGCGGGTTTGGCGTTGCGGGGCAAGCTGCACCCGGAAGGCCCGAGCCCGTACCTCGAGGGCACCGGCCGGCGTGAGGGCACCACCACCGATGGTGGCGGGTTTGACGAGGAGAAGACCCCGCTACTGGGGATAGGGTCCGGGTCGCAGACAGGGGATATCCCTGGCTCCCCGGGCAAGGACAACACCTCCGATGCCTCGGATTCCTTGGATGTCTCGGACCGGCCGGGGACACCACCACCGGCGTATTCCGCGGCGGTAGCGGGTTCCGGGCAGCAACGATCGGTGACGCCGCCGTCGGTGTACCGTCCGGTTGCTGGTGGCAGCGTCAACGGCGAGGACCCAGCCAGTGATGCTCCGTCCGTGCCAGGTCATGAGCAGGACCGGCCGGGCGCACCACCACCGGCGTATTCCGATGGGGTAGTGGGTTCCGGGCAGGAACGATCGGTGACGCCGCCGCCGGCGTACCGTCCGGTCGCCGGTGGCGATCCGGTGCCCGGAGCGCATGGTGTGGATGTGCCGGGGAACCGGCCGCTGGAGGTGCTTACCTCGCAGACCCCGGACTCACCGGCGGTGACCCCACATGCTTCTGGTGCGCCCGCGGATACCGCGCTTCCGGAGACTGCCAGGTCCGGGTCTGTTGCGGACTCCGACAGTGGTGTGGTGTCCCCGGAGCATGGGTCCTCGCCGGGTGGCTGGACCGGCCGCGATGCGGATTCCTATGTGGACTCGGTTGCGGCGCACGGGGATTCGCATCGCGTGGATGGCGCTGCGGTGTCACCGGAGTCGGCGATGGTGCCGGCGGACGGGTCGCAGGCGGTGCCGTATCTGCGGCAGGATCCGGCGGCGGCCTTGCCTGTGGGGTTGCCGGTGGACACGGTGCGGGTGCCGGTGCCCGCGGATGTGGTTGCTGGTGGCGGGTTGGTGGAGTTCGTGCGGGGCGGTGTGACGGATTCCACGGGCGGGCCTGTGCTGCTGGTGTCCCCAGGCAATCCGACTGCGGGTGTGGTGGTATCGCCTGATCAGGGTTCGGCCCTTTCGGCCCTGGCGCGGGGTATGGGCGGAATGTTGTCGCGATGACGCCGGGACAGGGCGGGCGCACACCGCAGTGGACGGTATTCGGTGCGGATGGATCGGCTAGGCCGCTGGCCGGGCCCGGTGCTGCGGTGCCGGCCGGGGGCGTGGGGCGTGGCCGGCCTGGCGGACGCCTCGACTGCTGTTCCGGACTCCGGTCAGCAGACAGTGGCCCCGGACGAGACACCGGCCGCGCAGACGGCATCTGCCCAGCCGAGGTCGGTGACCGGGGAGGTACAGCCCGCGGTGACCACCACACACGATGTCGGGGCGGGCACGATACGGGATACCGGTGGGATACCGGTGGGGCAGTGGTCACCGTCGGATTTGCGCCGCGAGATCGACCGGGCGAGCAGCGGACTGGTCCAGCGAGGAAAAGGACGCGGCGCGGCGGATTGTGCAGGGCACGCATGACCCCGGAAGTTGCCTGCGGATGCTGCGTGTCGGTGAACGATGTGGTGGCGCTGGTCGCGGCCAAGCACCACGAGCTCGGCGATGATCACCGGACCAGGTTGTGGAGTTTTCCCAGGCGCTGGCCGAAAAGCTGGGTACGGGGAGCGGGTTGAGTGTCCGGGCCGGGGCGGGCCGGAGGATCAGGCAGCGGGACGGTCAGGGGAAGTCTGCCGCGGAAGCACTGAGTGAGTTGATCACTGATGCGAACGCTGGGCTGGACAGGATGCGCCGGCAGGGGCTGCCAGCCAGACCAACTGATGGCTGAAGTGACGCCGCGCATGGGAGCTCTTGGAGGCCTTGACGGGTTCCGGAATGTGATGGCACACCACATTCTGAGTCATCCGGGGGATCGCGAGGGCACCGAAAAGTTCCTTCGAGAATTCTATGAGTTGGGTCTGGGGATGATCGATACCAGCGGGCCGCGGCGCAGTTGCATGAGTGGACCGGGATCGCTGGTCTTGATGCTGTGGCCCGGTTGTTGGCTGATGCGGACGGGATTTTGGGGCCGCTGAGCGTGTCGGGGCGGGTTCCGGGTTGTGGTGGCGCACTGGTTGGGTGAGCATCCGGGTGACTGGCACGGTGCCCAGGCGTGCGAGGTGGAACTGGCCGGCTATCTGGCCGGTGACCCTGGCATTGGCGTGGCGGTGAGTGGTTTGACGTCGCGGCGCGTTCGAGGAGGCGAGAGCGGAAGAGGCGCGTTGGCAGGCATATCGTGGAAGTAACCAGGCGGAGGTGCGGCCGTTGCTGCCCCGATGGTGCGCGGGGTCGATGATGATCCGGCGCTGCGCGTTTTTTCTCAGGTTAGTTCGGTAAAGCGGAGGTTCGCGGAGGCCGGTCGGGTGCTGCGGCAGTTGGCCGACGAACAAGGTCAAGATGTCGTGGACGGTTGGTACGCTGCCGCGTACGAGGTCTTGGGGCTCTTAAGGAGTCACAGCCGTTCCGGGACGTGATGGCACACGCGTTGATGACGAACCATCGGGATGATCAGCAGGTGCAGGAGTTGCGGTGGACACTGGTCCGTTACCTGGCTGGTGACCTGGGTGGCGGTGCGGACTCGCGTACTGCCGACGACTTGCTTTCCGCACGGCGACCCTGGGGTCTGGAAACAAGCGTCTGAAGGAATCCAGCTGTTTCATCAGCGCGTGGCGGTTGGCAAGGCGCTTAGTGGTTTGCCGGACGATGATGCCGTCAACCGGGTGCTGCGAACGAGGCGCGTGAGGACGCGCTTCGCGGGATTACACCTCCGCCGATTTGGGGGCTCGGTTCAACAGATCTCAGAATTGGGGTGTCGGAGTTCTTGATGATGTCAAAGACCAGCTGAGCTCCGATTTGAACGCTGCGGTCGGGTCTCTGCGGCAGATTTTGGCGGAGGCGGAGGCGGACACTGACCTGCGGAACGTATATGAAGCCAAGATCGCGAAGTGGCTGGATCCTAAATGGGCGCAGGTCAAAACGAT
This genomic interval carries:
- a CDS encoding IS630 family transposase; the protein is MIAGVRDARRLSPEAQEDLRRRVVAAVHGGMSQVEAARVFAVAPQSVSRWVQAWRKRGSKGLTGRRRGRKPGEQKALSARRQRKLRYAVAEHTPATFGLTGLVWTRKTVAELIRVRHGIVLNLRTVGNYLRSWGLSPQKPIRKAYEQDPESVRRWLEEDYLAIAARARREGALILWLDQTGIRSDATVARTWAPAGQTPAVGKTGKRFSVNAMCAIGNKGELYFTVYTGSFNGKVFLSFLDRLTRHLDRKVHLIVDGHPVHRRKTIQQWITKHAEAIAMHFLPGYSPELNPDELLNADLKRTVSTSTAPKTRAELKQAVRSFLHRLQKLPDRVRSYFGKPEVRYAA
- a CDS encoding recombinase family protein, producing MPARQLPTGTILVDPPKIRDGRTVAYYRVSSADQKDDLTRQVGCVVEEYGTRGISLDATVTEVGSGPNGTRTKLRRSDRVRRRAPSSISPCRRRMRQTVARDGTKVSAG